The Humulus lupulus chromosome 4, drHumLupu1.1, whole genome shotgun sequence genome has a window encoding:
- the LOC133832675 gene encoding uncharacterized protein LOC133832675: protein MDANNNIFPLAFGVGDSENDSSWLWLFTKLNETYGERESIAIISDRHKSIENIVDNVYPKAFHGACIFHLLNNIKVNFGVHGEDLNINFVKTAKAYRVQSFEHYMHEIEKIDTRIRPYLQKIGYCTWSRCHAPTRRYTMMTSNIAESINAALKAARMLPITTMMEGLRSLVQKWVWKNGNEANGTFTQVTTDTETVLRENFIRAIKFQVFPVNTILYQVVVEDKGNFMVNLMEKTCE, encoded by the exons aTGGATGCTAACAACAACATATTTCCATTAGCCTTTGGAGTAGGAGACTCTGAAAATGATTCATCATGGTTATGGCTTTTCACAAAGCTAAATGAGACATATGGAGAAAGAGAAA GTATAGCAATCATTTCAGACAGGCACAAAAGCATAGAAAATATTGTAGACAATGTATACCCTAAAGCTTTCCATGGAGCATGCATATTCCACCTGCTAAACAACATTAAAGTCAATTTCGGTGTCCATGGGGAGGACCTAAACATAAACTTTGTGAAAACAGCAAAGGCATATAGGGTACAATCATTTGAGCACTACATGCATGAAATAGAAAAGATTGACACTCGCATAAGACCATATTTACAAAAAATTGGATATTGCACTTGGTCTAGATGCCATGCTCCAACAAGAAGATATACAATGATGACATCAAATATAGCCGAATCGATAAATGCTGCATTGAAAGCTGCAAGAATGTTGCCAATCACTACAATGATGGAAGGCCTTCGAAGTCTAGTTCAAAAATGGGTATGGAAAAATGGTAACGAAGCAAACGGAACATTCACACAAGTAACAACAGATACTGAAACTGTGCTTAGAGAAAACTTTATTCGAGCCATTAAATTTCAG GTCTTCCCAGTTAACACTATACTGTACCAAGTTGTGGTTGAAGACAAAGGAAATTTTATGGTCAACCTAATGGAGAAAACATGTGAATGA